The following are encoded together in the Bradysia coprophila strain Holo2 unplaced genomic scaffold, BU_Bcop_v1 contig_94, whole genome shotgun sequence genome:
- the LOC119084968 gene encoding uncharacterized protein LOC119084968 — MKVLAGLFVVCCGWVVIKAAMTEEQKQTFHKLLKNCAEKEKASQADIDDFIATKPAVEPQAKCFRACLHETFGSMKDNKFSREGFMAMMNMKFEGDAEKMKIANEVADTCANEEDSDRCEAGAKICKCLGETSRAKGLFD, encoded by the exons ATGAAGGTATTGGCTGGTTTATTTGTTGTGTGCTGTGGCTGGGTTGTAATAAAG GCGGCGATGACTGAAGAGCAAAAGCAAACCTTTCATAAACTATTAAAGAATTGCGCCGAAAAGGAAAAAGCTTCACAGGCCGACATCGATGACTTCATAGCCACGAAACCAGCTGTTGAACCGCAAGCAAAGTGTTTCCGAGCTTGTTTGCACGAAACATTTGGATCG ATGAAAGACAATAAATTCAGTCGGGAGGGTTTCATGGCAATGATGAACATGAAATTCGAAGGAGATgcggaaaaaatgaaaattgctaACGAAGTTGCTGATACATGCGCAAACGAGGAAGATTCGGATAGATGTGAAGCAGGAgcaaaaatatgcaaatgtCTGGGCGAAACCAGCCGTGCTAAAGGTCTGTTTGATTAG